Part of the Woronichinia naegeliana WA131 genome, TCAAAATAATTCCTGCTCCTTTTTCCTTCCATCGCATCCCTGAACAACATAATCGTTGTTTGACCAACGTCTTACAAGCTGCTTCCGTAACACCTGAACCAATCGGATACTTTTTCTCTAAGTATTCAGCATAATCCATTTGATGCTGATGATTCTCGTAATAAGTAATCGCCGCTTGTAGTTTCTCGGTAAGATTCTTAGAATGACTTTTTTCTTCTTTGACTTCTTTCATCAGATGGGTGCGACCTTTAGTTGATAAAAGCTGTTGTAATCAGGGTTCTACAGGGAACCCATATTGATCAAGTTTTGCCCAAAATTGACTCCATCGTTCCTTGGTCAATACCAAAGCTCGTAGGCTCAAAATAATTCCTGCTCCTTTTTCCTTCCATCGCATCCCTGAACAACATAATCGTTGTTTGACCAACGTCTTACAAGCTGCTTCCGTAACACCTGAACCAATCGGATACTTTTTCTCTATGTATTCAGCATAATCCATTTGATGCTGATGATTCTCGTAATAAGTAATCGCCGCTTGTAGTTTCTCGGTAAGATTCTTAGAATGACTTTTTTCTTCTTTGACTTCTTTCATCAGATTTAGCAGTTCTCCTGCTTTTCCTTTTTCATGCTTGAGTTCTCGACAATTTTCAGTCAACCATTCTTTTTGTTTTGACACGGTATTCGGATGCAACGCTTCTGCCAAGGCACCTAAGTAACCAGAGGCATGATAGAAATCTAATATCTGTTCTTCCGTTTGCTTTTCTAAAAACTTCCAATTTGATTCTGCCCCGTCTGCTATCCCGACCAATGTTGCCTCTGGATAACGGTTTTTCGCTCGCTCAATTTCTCTTTCTAATCTTTCTAGAAAACTCTTTTTTCCATACTCTGGTGCCGCACCTAGATAGATTGTAGGTTGACGTTCGCCTTCACTATCGTATAGGGAAACGGTTCCCACCATTGCTTCACGGTAGCCATCCTCACACATCAGCATACAGGTTCCATCTAATCCTATTCCCACTGTTGCAATTTGGCTATCCTCCTTGGGCGGGGCATAACTCCACGCTTCTTCTTTTGCCTGTACCACACTTCCTACTGCTTCACTCAATCTTTGGATATAGGATAGCGCTACTTTTCTACCATGATTTTCTAATAAATCATTTTTCACCTCTTTGCCTGCCATCCCTGACATTTTTGAGGATACCTGTTTTGCCAATAATGGCGTTGATGTTATGATTATCCTTGCTTCTCTTTCTAAGGGGCAATACGTTTTTCCTCAAAGGTGAACGCTGATATACATGACGATTCACTATAACCTCACCATAAGGTGTTTGATATTCTTTCGGTTGCTCTCCCTTACTCTTCCAGATTTCTTCACCGATTTTTAAGGGTGAACCATCTGTATCTAAATATTTCAAGGCTTCTTTGCTGGCGATGCAACCTACTTCGTTTAAGCCTTTTTGAATATTTATTTCTGTATCCAACATTGAACGACTGAGTTCTAATGTTAGTTCTATTTTTATCTTTGAACCCTCTACATTAATTAGTTTTGCTGTCATCATTGTTTCCTCTTTGTCACTTTTCATCTCATGTTAACACTTTTCTTTTCCTTCATCAACTAAAGGTCACACCCCCTCTTTGCCTGCCATCCCTGACATTTTTGAGGATACCTGTTTTGCCAATAATGGCGTTGATGTTATGATTATCCTTGCTTCTCTTTCTAAGGGGCAATACGTTTTTCCTCAAAGGTGAACGCTGATATACATGACGATTCACTATAACCTCACCATAAGGTGTTTGATATTCTTTCGGTTGCTCTCCCTTACTCTTCCAGATTTCTTCACCGATTTTTAAGGGTGAACCATCTGTATCTAAATATTTCAAGGCTTCTTTGCTGGCGATGCAACCTACTTCGTTTAAGCCTTTTTGAATATTTATTTCTGTATCCAACATTGAACGACTGAGTTCTAATGTTAGTTCTATTTTTATCTTTGAACCCTCTACATTAATTAGTTTTGCTGTCATCATTGTTTCCTCTTTGTCACTTTTCATCTCATGTTAACACTTTTCTTTTCCTTCATCAACTAAAGGTCACACCCCATCAGATTTAGCAGTTCTCCTGCTTTTCCTTTTTCATGCTTGAGTTCTCGACAATTTTCAGTCAACCATTCTTTTTGTTTTGACACTGTATTCGGATGCAACGCTTCTGCCAAGGCACCTAAGTAACCAGAGGCATGATAGAAATCTAATATCTGTTCTTCCGTTTGCTTTTCTAAAAACTTCCAATTTGATTCTGCCCCGTCTGCTATCCCGACCAATGTTGCCTCTGGATAACGTTTTTTCGCTCGCTCAATTTCTCTTTCTAATCTTTCTAGAAAACTCTTTTTTCCATACTCTGGTGCCGCACCTAGATAGATTGTATGTTGACGTTCTCCCTCACTATCGTATAGGGAAACGGTTCCCACCATTGCTTCACGGTAGCCATCCTCACACATCAGCATACAGGTTCCATCTAATCCTATTCCCACTGTTGCAATTTGGCTATCCTCCTTGGGCGGGGCATAACTCCACGCTTCTTCTTTTGCCTGTACCACACTTCCTACTGCTTCACTCAATCTTTGGATATAGGATAGCGCTACTTTTCTACCATGATTTTCTAATAAATCATTTTTCACCTCTTTGCCTGCCATCCCTGACATTTTTGAGGATACCTGTTTTGCCAATAATGGCGTTGATGTTATGATTATCCTTGCTTCTCTTTCTAAGGGGCAATACGTTTTTCCTCCTACTGAACGCTGATATACATGACGATTCACTATAACCTCACCATAAGGTGTTTGATATTCTTTCGGTTGCTCTCCCTTACTCTTCCAGATTTCTTCACCGATTTTTAAGGGTGAACCATCTGTATCTAAATATTTCAAGGCTTCTTTGCTGGCGATGCAACCTACTTCGTTTAAGCCTTTTTGAATATTTATTTCTGTATCCAACATTGAACGACTGAGTTCTAATGTTAGTTCTATTTTTATCTTTGAACCCTCTACATTAATTAGTTTTGCTGTCATCATTGTTTCCTCTTTGTCACTTTTCATCTCATGTTAACACTTTTCTTTTCCTTCATCAACTAAAAGTCGCACCCTCCCCACTTTGATTCCATCCCCCACATACACTCGTTTTTCCTTGATTCGATATAGATTTTCATGCTGACTTACCCACTTCGACCATCCCAAGGTCAGTCCTTTGACGTTAAATGCCTTGGATTCAAACCAATGTAGTGCCTGATGGTAGTAGCTCTCTGTTAACCCTAAGGCATTGACATAGCTTGTTATTGCGCTCGGTTGGCTGTTGAGCACTACTCCCCAGGCTAATAGGATAAACCATTGGTACGTTGCTTCTCGGCTAAAGGCGGGACGGAGATTCTCTAGGATTTGCTCTAGTCGCTGACATAGTTGCATAATTGATAGATAGCACTGGCTATCGATTTTCTATATCAGCCAGTTTCGGACATAACGGCACTCTTGGGTATCGCATGTCCGATTTTCTTTTCTCACTTACCCTGCTCGAGAACTTCCCACTGTCCAGTTCTGAAGTAGAGTAGAAAGATTCATTACCAAAAAGTTCATCGCAATTACCGTTTCCGAGGTCTCAGGTAGTTTGGCCATCACTCGACCAAGACTAAATTTCCTCTTTCCCTGTCCGAATTTACCCTCAATGGCATTACGCACTCTTTCATCTGAGCGTGCCTCTTTCTTTTTTTCTTTGCTCACCTCTTTCGGCGGTCTTCCCAATCGGGGACCACTCATTCTTATATCCCTTTCTTTACAATAAGCTCGATTCGCTTTTGTTCGATAGATTTTATCCACATGAACCGATTCCGGATAACATCCTGTTTCCCTTTTATATTCTTCTATTCGCGCTTGTAAATCTCCCGATTCGTTGTAATTATCCCAACTTAATTTGTCTAAGAAGACAAAGCCATTCACATTACTTGCCGATATTTTAGCTCCAAACTCTACTGCTTTTCCCGCTTTTCCACGCACTATTGGACGCACGTGAGGTTGGCTTACACTCACAATTCTGTTTTCTACTTTATTTGTCTTTTTTTCATACATTTCTAACTGTTGCTCATACACTTTTCCTATCGTTACAAGCTCTTCTTGCTCTTTTTTCGTTAGTTTTTCTAACTTTGCTCCCTCTTCTATCATTTTTTCTATATCAGACAAGTTTCTTTTTATATATCCTAGTTGTTTTTTTGTTCCTTTTCTTCTTTCTTTTTTTGACACACGACGTTTTTTTGCTATGGCTAAGTACTCTTTTCTTGCCACTTCCCTATAAGTCCTCGGCTTTTCTTTCCTTTTCTCTTTTATTTCTTCATACAGCTTATCTATTATTTTTTCTGTTTTTTCTCTGGCATCATTCAATATTCCTATATCCGTTGGATATTTTATATCTGCTGGTGTACAAGTCGCATCTAGCAATAACTTTCCTTCATTTTCTTTTTTTTCTGACGCTACACCCGTCGCTTTTTTTTCTATTTCTTTATTAATTTTATTTATTAATTCCATTCCTATTTTTTTACGAAAATGAACCATCATTGACGCATTAAATGCTTCTTTGCTACTATAGCTTTCCATTCCTATAAAGTACTGTAAATAAGGGTTCTCTTTTATTTGTTCTACTGTTTCTCTGTCACTTTTTCCTGAAATTTCTTTGATAATTAGGGCTTGCTGAAAAAAGCTGAAACCTTTACGGAGAAAAATAGTAGGCGAATTAAGAACCGCTAGAATGCACGAAAATAGGGTAGAATGCCTCAAAACCATTGCATTAAGAAGAGAGAAAGCAGATGTACCGAAAGCAACAGTACTCAATTGAAACACCAGAAAACTTGAAAAATCTGTTCGGCGGGCAGTTAGACGAAGAAAATCGTTGGATAGAAATGTCAAAAATGATTCTTTGGGAAGAATATGAGGAAGAATATGCAAAAAACT contains:
- a CDS encoding ISKra4 family transposase, whose translation is MKSDKEETMMTAKLINVEGSKIKIELTLELSRSMLDTEINIQKGLNEVGCIASKEALKYLDTDGSPLKIGEEIWKSKGEQPKEYQTPYGEVIVNRHVYQRSVGGKTYCPLEREARIIITSTPLLAKQVSSKMSGMAGKEVKNDLLENHGRKVALSYIQRLSEAVGSVVQAKEEAWSYAPPKEDSQIATVGIGLDGTCMLMCEDGYREAMVGTVSLYDSEGERQHTIYLGAAPEYGKKSFLERLEREIERAKKRYPEATLVGIADGAESNWKFLEKQTEEQILDFYHASGYLGALAEALHPNTVSKQKEWLTENCRELKHEKGKAGELLNLMGCDL